A genomic region of Antennarius striatus isolate MH-2024 chromosome 2, ASM4005453v1, whole genome shotgun sequence contains the following coding sequences:
- the troap gene encoding uncharacterized protein troap: protein MDSSPILRQQSQNKTQCGFQRMKNEHNKIPSHPKSFTTLSVSQPFKQHSENKDPGNSEIARKAPVTPGISRLPVLAKSRCPQMPSDFSQSHCRWEEKPLAGKAKKKKPCTRPIPFNLSQSRSSRIANENLQRRAVLQPRTVAKVVQSVNNARLKTSNTDVKPTKCPATLGSSVSSNKGAKMSDGKATDNRSQLPGHSGPSSTFNTLSHPLSSIPNNALSQNTTTSAQNVFNTEACLDNMNLLSLKDPTKTSHANQNTLPTVQGNLSKSATAVSSISDKGETFKLDHAALLSILRNEGVGATVLEPATPQSNAYNYLPQRVSVMKSHQKAVLATGPVRFVQFSPDSTTIQSILQNEGLKDGGLLSVTPKSSACPPGRSTSIYTAQRVPVRKNLAEVTGGPIGELKETPLLKWTPQRVRSTRRQPMSAMKWHLSTQPLPYVGTPGLQSCKGSLHQCQEEVVQRLFDDQEDDQCKEVTEKDLETQGEQQPAQSALIHSPSEEEVETSTDSNNEKKQMPVRLQPFIQAPERESVIFFSTGKKLLRGPRFEQQENCSDDKQQCSSEQRKVPSTHKETSEMSELTCQINPPVPSLHRDSTAQKSCGLSSAVMMLRKRFPPLEELRMDEEVASYTSMTVSAAHGFLPPRPRCGNPVASALHFEETTRFVPVVPDLPSESSPPSSPLQER from the exons ATGGACTCCTCTCCTATCCTTCGTCAACAAAGTCAGAACAAAACCCAGTGTGGATTTCAGAG AATGAAGAATGAACACAACAAAATTCCATCACATCCAAAGTCTTTCACAACCCTCTCTGTAAGTCAACCTTTTAAACAGCATAGCGAGAACAAGGATCCGGGAAACTCAGAAATTGCTAGAAAGGCACCTGTGACACCGGGTATAAGTAGGCTTCCAGTGCTCGCAAAGTCCCGTTGTCCTCAGATGCCCTCTGACTTCAGTCAGTCTCATTGTAGGTGGGAGGAGAAACCTCTAGCT GGGAAAGCTAAGAAGAAAAAACCATGTACCCGTCCCATTCCATTCAACCTGTCACAGTCCAGGAGCTCAAGAATTGCCAATGAAAATCTCCAGCGCAGAGCAGTTTTACAGCCCAGGACTGTCGCTAAAGTTGTCCAGTCTGTTAACAACGCTCGTCTAAAAACCTCAAACACTGATGTTAAGCCTACTAAATGTCCAGCTACTTTAGGCAGCAGTGTCAGCTCAAACAAAGGTGCAAAGATGTCTGATGGAAAAGCAACAGACAATAGATCACAGCTGCCAGGACATTCTGGACCCTCCAGTACATTTAACACTTTGTcccatcctctctcctccattCCAAATAATGCTTTGAGTCAGAACACTACTACTTCTGCACAGAATGTTTTCAATACAGAGGCCTGTTTGGATAACATGAACCTGCTCAGTCTCAAAGATCCAACTAAGACATCCCATGCTAACCAAAACACACTGCCGACTGTGCAGGGCAATTTATCCAAAAGTGCAACTG CAGTCAGTAGCATTTCAGACAAAGGGGAAACCTTCAAGCTTGACCATGCAGCTTTGCTCAGTATCCTCCGAAATGAGGGAGTAGGTGCTACAGTCCTGGAACCTGCAACCCCACAATCCAATGCCTATAACTATCTG CCCCAAAGAGTTTCTGTCATGAAGAGTCATCAAAAAGCTGTACTCGCTACAG GACCAGTGAGGTTTGTGCAGTTCTCTCCTGACTCGACTACAATACAAAGCATTCTGCAGAACGAGGGCCTGAAAGATGGAGGGCTTTTAAGTGTCACACCTAAGAGCTCTGCTTGTCCTCCAGGCAGAAGCACATCCATCTACACA GCTCAAAGAGTGCCAGTCAGAAAGAATCTTGCTGAGGTGACTGGAGGACCAATAG GAGAACTTAAAGAGACTCCGTTGCTGAAATGGACTCCACAAAGAGTCCGCTCCACCAGGCGTCAGCCCATGTCTGCTATG AAATGGCATTTGTCAACACAGCCGTTACCGTACGTGGGCACCCCTGGGCTCCAGAGCTGCAAAGGAAGCCTTCATCAATGTCAGGAA GAGGTTGTCCAGAGATTATTTGATGATCAAGAGGACGATCAGTGCAAGGAAGTGACAGAAAAAGATCTTGAGACACAAGGAGAGCAGCAGCCAGCTCAGTCCGCATTG ATTCACTCCCCAAGTGAAGAAGAGGTAGAGACAAGTACTGACAGCAACAACGAAAAGAAGCAGATGCCTGTGAGGCTACAACCATTCATCCAGGCACCAGAAAGAGaatctgtaatttttttctcaactgGTAAAAAACTATTAAGAGGCCCACGTTTTGAGCAGCAGGAGAACTGTTCCGATGACAAGCAGCAATGTTCATCAGAGCAGAGAAAGGTGCCGTCAACACACAAGGAGACGTCAGAGATGTCAGAACTAACCTGTCAGATCAACCCTCCTGTTCCGAGTCTGCACAGAG ACTCCACTGCTCAGAAGTCTTGTGGTCTGAGCTCTGCAGTGATGATGCTGCGTAAGCGTTTTCCTCCTTTGGAGGAGTTGCGTATGGATGAGGAGGTTGCCTCCTACACCTCCATGACTGTTTCAGCAGCTCATGGGTTTCTCCCCCCTCGACCCCGCTGCGGAAACCCAGTCGCCTCCGCTCTGCACTTTGAAGAGACCACC AGGTTTGTTCCAGTTGTCCCTGATCTTCCATCTGAATCTTCTCCACCAAGCTCTCCCCTGCAAGAGAGATGA